The Chroicocephalus ridibundus chromosome 20, bChrRid1.1, whole genome shotgun sequence DNA window GTGGCCGTTGGGTGCCTGTTGCGTGACAGGATCCCTATTGGGTGCCCATCGGGTGGAAGGGTGGCTGTTGGGTGCCTTTTGGGTGGACGGGTGCCCACTGGGTTCAGGACATCCATTGGGCACACGATGGGTGTGACGGTGCCCATTGGCACCCATCAGGTCTAACAGCACCCATTGGGTGCCCGTTGGGTGCCTGGAGGCTGGGACATGCCCTCCCCCCaccacaccccacccccacccaaaaaccaaacccttggGTGATGTCCCCCCCCCGGACCTTCCTCAGGCATCCTGAAGAAGAAGGGCCTGCCCCCATCAGCGAGAGGGGCAGCACCCAGCgcctgggcccccccccgccgccccccgcctcctcgGGCAGcgagggcagcagggtggggggggtccccgccccccccccgcccccgccagaccctgcaggagcagctcagcGGCGTCACCCCCATCGCCATGAGCATCAAGGCGGGCACCGTGGACGAGGACTCCTCCGGCTCCGAGTGAGTGCCCGAGGGACGGGGGCCAGGGTGGCTCTTGGGTGCCCATCAAGGGCCAGGGTTCCCGCTGGGCACCCATCGGGGCCAGGGTGGCTGTTGGGTGCCCATCAAGGGCCAGGGTTCCCGCTGGGCACCCATCGGGGCCAGGGTGGCTCTTGGGTGCCCATCAAGGGCCAGCGTTCCCGCGGGGCACCCATCGGGGCCAGGGTGGCTCTTGGGTGCCCATTAAGGGCCAGGGTTCTCACTGGGCACCCATCGGGGCCAGGGTGGCTGTTGGGTGCCCATCAAGGGCCAGGGTTCCCGCTGGGCACCCATCGGGGCCAGGGTGGCTGTTGGGTGCCCATCAAGGGCCAGGGTTCCCGCTGGGCACCCATCGGGGCCAGGGTGGCTCTTGGGGTGCCCATCAAGGGCCAGGGTTCCTGCTGGGCACCCATCGGGGCCAGGGTGGCTGTTGGGTGCCCATCAAGGGCCAGGGTTCCCGCGGGGCACCCATCGGGGCCAGGGTGGCTCTTGGGTGCCCATCAGGGCCAGGGTTCCTTTTGGGTGTCCCTCGGGTGCCATGGCGACTGTTGGGCGCCCATCGGGTGCCAGGGTTCCCACTGGGCACCCATTGGGGCCAGGGGGGCTCTTGAGTGCCCATCGGGTGACGGGGGTGGCTGTTGGGTGCCCGTTGGGTGCCCATCAGGTGCCAAGGTTCCCACTGGGCACTCATGGGGTCCAAGGGTGGCTCTTGGGTGCCCCATCGGGGGGCTAGGGTTCCTCTTGAGTGCCCATCGGGTGACGGGGTGGCGGTTGGGTGCCGGGGTTCCTCCTGGGTGCCCACCAGGTGCCAGGGTTCCTCTTGAGCGACCATCGGGTGACAGGGTGGCTCCTTGGGTGTCCATCGGGTGCCAGAGTTCCCATTGGGCACCCGTTGGGTTCAAGGGTGGCTGTTGGGTGCCCGTTGGGTGGAAGGGTCCCTGTTGGGTGCCTGTTGGGTGCCCACTAGGTGCCAGGGCTCCTCTTGGGTGTTCCATTGGGTTCAAGGGTGACCATTGGGTGCCCCATTAGGTGCCAGGGTTCCCACTGGACACCCATTGGGTGCCAAGGGTGGCTGTTGGGTGCCCGTTGGGTGCCAGGGTTCCTCTTGGGTGACCATTGGGTGGTAGGGTGCAGATTGGGTTTGAAGGTGTCTGTTGGGTGCCCACTGGGTGTAAAGGTGCCtcttgggtgccgttgggtgccAGGGTCCCTGTTGGGTGCCCGTTGGGCAGAAGGGTGGCTGTTGGGTGCCCATTAGGTGGAAGGGTCCCTGTTGGGCACCCATTGGGTGCCAAGGGTGGCTGTTGGGTGCCCATTGGGTGGAAGGATCTCTGTTGGGTGCCCGTTGGGTGCCCGTTTGGGTGCCAAGGGTGGATGTTGGGTGCCCGTTGGGTGCCAGGGTCCCTGTTGGGTGCCCATTGGGTGCCAAGGGTGGCTGTTGGATGCCCGTTGGGTGCCAGGGTCCCTGTTGGGTGCCCATTGGGTGCCAAGGGTGGCTGTTGGATGCCCGTTGGGTGCCAGGGTCCCtgttgggtgccgttgggtggaaGGGTGCCTGTTGGGTGCCCCTTGGGTGCCAAGGGTGGATGTTGGGTGCCCATTGGGTGAAGGATCTCTGTTGGGTGCCTGTTGGGTGCCCATTGGGTGCCAAGGGTGGCTGTTGGATGCCCGTTGGGTGGAAGGATCTCTGTTGGGTGCCCGTTGGGTGGAAGGGTCCCTGTTGGGTCCCCGTTGGGTGCCCGTTGGGTGCCCGTTGGGTGAAGGATCTCTGTTGGGTGCCTGTTGGGTGCAAGGGTCCCTGTTGGGTGCCCGTTGGGTGCCAAGGGTGGCTGTTGGGTGCCCGTTGGGTGGAAGGGTGCCCGTTGGGTGCCCGTTGGGTGCCCACTGGGTTCAGGACGGCCATTGGGTGCCCGTTGGGTTTGAAGGTGCCCGTTGGGCGCCCATCAGGTCTAACAGCACCCATTGGGTGcccttggaggggggggggccggccgggggggggcatcACAATGggcaggggggtgtggggtgggtgtggggtgggggggggtctcccctgCCCGCGGGcactaaccccccccccccttctctcctctccgcccccccccgccccccccgccccctcccccgcccagatttctgttttttaattttctccattaacccgcggggggggggagggggggggggggcacggggacgccggggggggggtgggggtatcctacccgccccccccccccacacaccccccatccatctctccccccccccccccaacacacacacacaccccacccccccccacacccccccccccggggcgagCGCTGGGTGCTGCGGGTCCGGGGGGGGAacaccctgcgcccccccccccctccgaacacctcccccccccccatcacgcATCCATCcgtcttgtttttttttattccccccccccccccgcccccccatttcgtgtgtgtgtgtctgtgtgtcccccccccccgcacccgtctgtctgtccctgtgtcccctgtgtgtgtgtctccccccccgtcccccccccaccaggagCGACGAGACCTCCATCTAACAGGGACCccggcgcccccccgccccccccccaccgctggggacaccaggattgggggggacacacacggagcCAcagacaccgccccccccccccattgcacTTGGATCCTGGCAGGGATTTGGGCCCCCCCCCATCGGCacccttggggggggggcgggttggggggggagagggtggtggtggggggggtggggtgatgTGGCATAggggtgccccccctcccccaaaagcaTCATCCgcagccccccccacacacccgcCAGAgggggtttatttaaaaaaatacatgaaaaatacaaaaaaaaaagcaaaaggatatatcgcgcccccgccccgcccccccccccgcccaaggtGGGGGGCacacattttgggggggggggggggtgtcggagGGTCGATNNNNNNNNNNNNNNNNNNNNNNNNNNNNNNNNNNNNNNNNNNNNNNNNNNNNNNNNNNNNNNNNNNNNNNNNNNNNNNNNNNNNNNNNNNNNNNNNNNNNNNNNNNNNNNNNNNNNNNNNNNNNNNNNNNNNNNNNNNNNNNNNNNNNNNNNNNNNNNNNNNNNNNNNNNNNNNNNNNNNNNNNNNNNNNNNNNNNNNNNTGGGTGCCCATCGCAGCCTTGGGGTACCCGTGGTGTCCCCAACAGGGGTGCCCATTACAGCCCCGGGgtgcccatggtgtccccaaggaGGGGTGCCCATCATGGCCCCAAGGTGCCCGTGGTGTCCCCGAGGGGGGGTGCCCATTGCAGCCCCGGGGTGCCCAAATGTCCCCGAGCAGGGGGGTGCCCATCATGGCCCCGGGGGTGCCCGTGGTGTCCCCGAGGAGGGGGTGCCCATCGCAGCCTTGGGGTACCCGTGGTGTCCCCAATGGGGTGCCCATCATGGCCCCAAGGTGCCTGTGGTGTCCCCAAGTGGGGGGTGCCCACCATTGCCCCGGGATGGGGCAGCAGCGACTCcagggtgtgtgtccccccccccccgctccccatcaCCCTGACACCCCGCACAAGggctgggtgctggagggggtgggtgggaagcGGCTGGATCCCTtgggtgctgggggcgggggtgggggggcttcgTTTGGCCGCAGGAACATTaaatttggtgctttttttttctgcccccccccccccccccccccggcgcaggCTGCCAAGCTCCCCATGTCCATCATCATCGTCGGGTGGGCCAGGCTGAGTTTGACGGTAaggatgggggtggggtgggggtgtgtgtgtcccccccccaaccttccACGGTCGTCCCCACCCCCACCCGGCTCAacagcccccccggggggggggcgggggccgggggggggttggaaaAGCTGGCTTTTGGCCGCGGGGAAACATGAGTTGAATTTGTCGGGGCTCAGCGGGGCCGGTGCGTGGCTGGGAGCGGGGCGTTCCTTAGGGCTCAATTagcccgcccccccgccaccccgggcTCGCTGGGAGTGGTGGGGGACACATGggcaagccccccccccccccccccccccccccccggcaggcagCGAAACCCAATTAAATCTCCGCCGGTAATTAGCGCTGATGaatcagccccgctccccgcctgcctgcagctgccagcgctgggggggaggggggcgggtttggggcgggggggggggttggtttaaAGGGGTCCtgccctgcgggggggggggctctaggtgctgctgaccccccccccccccttttttgtgtcccccccccccagccatggtgGAGCTGGACGGCGACGACATCCGCATCTCCTCCCGCGGCCAGGTGGCCGAGCGCGACATCGTGCAGGTAcagacacccccccaccgcccccccccccccagcaagggaattggggacaccccccccctccccccccggccgaCGGTGGCAcggtggggggtgtccccacaTCAGCCCCCGTcgcgctgggctgggggtggggaggggggagggggggggacacacacgacaccGGTCCCAGCAGGGAGGGACGGTGAGATGGACtggggcgttggggggggggcactgggagggatgggagggggggggcactgggatacAAAGGTGTAGTGGGACATGGCGGGGGGAATGGGACGGGGGGGGGTACTGGGACATGAAGTGGGGGGTGCcctgggacacgggggggggggcaccggacATGGGGAGGGCACAaggacatggggggggggcactgggttACGAGGGTGTagtgggacatgggggggacacagggacatggggggggcaccgggaaatgggggggcactgggatacAAGGGTGTAGTGGGGacttgggggggacacagggacatgggggggggcaccgggaaatgggggggggcactggaatATAAGGGTGTAGTGGGACATGGGGGGGCAACCGGGAaatggggggggcactgggatacAAGGGTGTagtgggacatggggggggggcactgagaaatgggggggcactgggatacAAGGGTGTAgtgggacatggggggggcaccgggaaaTAGGGGGGGCACTGGGATACAAGGGTGTagtgggacatgggggggacacagggacatggggggggcacCGGAaatgggggggggcactggaatACAAGGGTGTAgtgggacatgggggggcaccgggaaatgggggggggcacggggataCAAGGGTGTAGTGGGacttgggggggacacagggacatggggggggcaccgggaaatggggggggcactgggatacAAGGGTGTAgtgggacatgggggggcactgggacatgGGGGGCACTGGAATATAAGGGTGTAGTGGGATATGGGGGGGGCCACTGGGAAATGGGGGGTGAACTGGGAcatggcgggcggggggg harbors:
- the LOC134525724 gene encoding LOW QUALITY PROTEIN: copine-5-like (The sequence of the model RefSeq protein was modified relative to this genomic sequence to represent the inferred CDS: inserted 1 base in 1 codon), coding for MGQQRLQGVCPPPPAPHHPDTPHKGWVLEGAAKLPMSIIIVGXGQAEFDAMVELDGDDIRISSRGQVAERDIVQFVPFRDYVCGGGSPVLSMARLAKDVLAEIPDQFVSYMKARGIKPQPGPPDPPHTPPPSPDLT